TTACTCTTGGTGCTGTGAGGTTTGCAGATACATTCTTTTCACGTTTCAGGGGTTTGATGCTCAGGAGGAACGTTGATACGGGACTTGTACTTGAAATACCCGGGGGACGTGGAAGATACGGTTCAGGGATACACATGTTTTTCATGCTGGTCCCGCTTGACGTTCTATTCGTTGATGAGAATATGAAGGTGGTGGATATGGCTGAACTCAAACCATGGCAGGTCTACAATCCAGTGCAACCTGCAAGGTATGTTATAGAACTTAAAAAGGGAAAAATTGAGGAAACCGGGACCCAAATCGGTGATGTACTGGAATTTAAGGATATCTGAGATTCTGCCTCAGGGAACACTAAAATGTGAAATCCTGGAAGAGCTAGGATCCCCCCCTATTTTTTATCTCGGAGATTGCAACCTCCGCAACCCTCCGAACCATTGGGCTCTCATCCTCAAGGAGGCCCTCAAGGTCCTCGACTGAATCCTCATCACCGAGTATTCCAAGGGCCAGTGCACACGCGTACCTCACACCGGGTTTCTCATCTGAAAGATGTTCCCTGAGGGGTCCGACAGCCCTCTTATCATCAAAGGTTGCAAGGGCGAGTGCGGCCGCCTCCCGGACATGGTAGTCCTCGTCATCCAGTGCCTCTATGAGTGGTTCCACAGCCCGGGGATCTGCAACCTCTGCAAGGAGTTCAACAGCGTCCTCACGCACAACCCAGTCAGGGTTCTTGAGTTCCTCAAGGAGAAAATCTATTCTCTTACCCTCCATTAAAACACCCCCTACCCCTTTATTTCTGTTGCAGATGATAATTAAATTTTATGAAGGAGAAGGTACTGTACTTAAAATGTGCTTTTAGGGGGCTTGGAATGGTCAGAGGGTCTTTAGAATCTCTCCGGGCCCATCAAACACGGTTATACCCTCCATTGAGGAGAGCCTCTCTGTGTTTCTGATGTCCACCTCTCTCATGTGTATGGTTATTATCCTCCCGCCTGAGACGGCGCCATATGGACATGAGCTCTGACACAGACCGCAGCCCCTGCACTTGAGGAGCCTTATCTCAAACCCTGGCACTATGGCGTCCCCGGGACATGCCGCTGCGGCAAGGCACTGCTCGCATCTCCTGCAGATTTCAAGTTCAAGTTTTGATGGGAGGACCGTTTCAACGTCCCCCTCCTCAAGGTCCACCGGGACGCAGTATACCGGCACTCCCCCCTTACCTGCCTGGGCCACGGCGTTTGTCACAAGTGTGTCTGCTATACCATGAACTATCTTGGCCACGGTATTGGATGTTACAGGGGATACCACAAGAAGATCATATCTACCCATGGAAAGTCTGCCTGTTATTGGGAAGCTGTAGCCCTCGTCACTTTCAAGGACAAGTTCCCTGTAGTATCCGCCAGAAAGTTTCCTGACCCTCTCAAAGAGGCCGTACATCCTCAGAACCTCCTCTGCGGCACCTGATAGGAGTATGGTTACCTCGTGGCCCCCTGAAACAATCTCCTCCAGTGCCTCCACACTCTCAAGGAGGAGGTGCCCGGCCCCTGTGAATGCCCAGGCAATTCTCATCTAAAGGATCTCCATGTACTTGTAGGCCTCTGACTCCTCAAAGGCGTAGTGAACCTTTGTATAGGAGGACATGAACTCTGAGACCTCTTCCTTAACGTCCCTACCATCAATAACAACCTTCTTTATGTATTCTGCAACCTCTGACATCTCTGGCTCCTTCATGCCACGCCTTGTTATCTCCTGTGTACCTATCCTTATTCCTGATGGGTCGTCTGAGCTGTTAACATCGTCCCATGGGAGAAGATTCTTGTTGAGTATTATGTTGTTAGCCTCGAGTTTCTTGGATATTTCGGCGGCCCTGCCAATGTCTGATACATCCATCACCACCTGATGGGATTCTGTGAAGTCGAGATGCTCACAGAGTACGTTGAATCCAAGCTCATTGAGGTTCTCTGCGAGTTTCTTTGCGTTTCTGATTGTCTGTGCCGCGTATTGACTTCCAAACTCAAGCATCTCTGCGGTTGCTATTCCAAGTCCAGCAACGTGGTGGAGGTGATGGTTACTCACAAGTCCCGGGAAGACAGCCTCGTCTATGTCATCTGCAAGTTCCTCCCTGCAGAGGATTATGCCACCCTGGGGTCCGGGAAAAGTCTTGTGTGTGCTTCCCACCAGCATATCGGCGCCCTCTCTGAGGGGATCCTGGAAGTAACCGCCCGCGATGAGGCCAAGAACATGGGCGCCGTCGTACATTATCCTCGCACCCACCTCCTCTGCGGCCTCAACAGCCTCCTCCACAGGGTGGGGGAAGAGAAAGAGGCTTCCGCCAAAGAGTATTATCCTTGGTTTGACCTCAAGGATCTTCTTCTTCATTGCATCGGCGTCTATGTTCATGTTTTCAAAGTCAAAGGGGTGGGTGTATATTTTGAATCCCCTGACACCGGCTGCACTGACCTTGGCATGTGATATGTGGCCGCCGTATGGGACCTCCATGGCCATTATGGGGTCGCCAACATCTGCAGTTGCAAAGAAGCAGGCGAGATTAGCCACGACCCCCGATGTTGGCTGGACATTGGCATGCTCTGCCCTGAAGAGTTTCTTTGAGAGTTCAATTGTGATCTCTTCAATCTCATCTATGTACCTGCATCCCTCATATAGCCTCTCACCTGGAAGGCCCTCTGCATAGCGGTGTGAAAGGTCGGAGATGAGGGCCTCCTTGACCCTTGAGCTGGTTATATTTTCACTTGCTATGAGGTTGATGCTTGACTCCATCCAGCTATTATGATCCTTCATGAGATCTCTTATCCTCTCGGTATAATCCTGATTGCTGACCATGAAAATCATCTCCATTAGGAAAATAGTTAAAATTACAATATAAAATTGGTGCCGCTAATACTTGCAGCCACATGAGACCAATGAATCCTGCAAGATGCGAAACAGACGGCTACAGAAATAGCATTGAAACAGAATCAAATCAGAGAGATAAAAGAAAAGGTTTTGATGGGTTTAGCCCATCTATTTTGAAGCGGGTTCGTTGAGTGCAGCTTCGATCTGAGCCATGATCTGCTCTGTTTTGAAGTGCTGCTGGTCCATTGCACCTGATGGACAGGCTGCCACACAGGTACCGCAACCCTTACAGAGGGCCACGTTGACGTTGGCGTGCCCTTCCTCTATGCTTATGGCACCGAATGGACATAGCTCAATGCAGACCTCACAAGCACCGCAGACGTCGGAATCTGCAACTGCGATTATTGGCTCAATTTCCACTTCACCCTTAACCATTGGTATTGCTGCACGTGCAGCTGCACCTGAAGCCTGTGCAACAGCATCAGGGATGTCCTTTGGACCCTGAGCCACACCTGCAAGGTACACACCGTCTGTCAGTGTGTCAACAGGCCTGAGTTTTGGGTGTGCTTCCATGAGGAAGCCGTCTGCAGATTTGGATAGACCGATCGTCTGCCTCAGTGTCTCTGCACCCTCTGGTGGCACGAGACCAACACCAAGGACAACCATGTCGTAGTCGTACTCTGTGACCTTGCCGAGGAGTGTGTCCTCAGATCTCACTGTGAGTGTGAGGTCAGGGTTTTCGATGATTTCAGCAGGTCGTCCCCTTATGAATTTGATTCCGTATTTCTCCTGTGAGCGTTTGTAGAATTCCTCGAATCCTTTACCGAATGCCCTTATGTCCATGTAGTATAGTGTGACCTCTGTGTCAGGCATTTTGTCCTTGATGAGCTGCGCGTTCTTCATGATGTACATACAGCAGACACGGGAACAGTAGGGTTTTCCAATCTGTTCGTCCCTTGAACCGACGCAGTGGATGAATGCAACTCTCTTTGGTTTTTCACCGTCTGATGGTTTGAGGACCTTACCGTCGGTTGGACCTGATGCGTTGATCATCCTTTCGAGTTCAAGACCTGTTATGACGTTGGTGTGTCGGCCGTAACCATATTCGAGTTTCTCTGTGGGGTCGTAGGGGTCGTATCCTGTTGCTACGATTATTGTACCAACTTCGATTTCGATTTCCTCTGGTTCCTGGTCGTGTTTAACGGCTCCCCTTTCACAGACCTCATCACATAGCATGCACTCTATACAGTAGTCCTTGTCGATTGTTGCGCAGAGGGGGACAGCCTGTGGGAATGGTATGTAGACAGCCTTGGTCATACCGATTCCCTCGTCGAAGTAGTTTGGCATTTCAATTGGGCATACCTCTACGCAGGAACCGCATCCGGTACAGAGGTCCTCGTCTATGTACCTTGGTTTCTTCTCGATTTTGACCTTGAAGTTACCTATGTAACCATCAACTTCCTTAACCTCGGCGTAGGTTATGAGTTCAATGTTGTCGTGTTTACCCACATCCACCATTTTTGGTGCAAGGATACACATCGAACAGTCGAGGGTCGGGAAGGTTTTGTCCAGCTGACCCATTCTTCCTGAGATGCTTGGCCTCTTTTCAACCATGTAGGTCTTGAATCCCATGTCGGCCAGGTCAAGGGCAGCCTGTATACCTGCAACCCCTCCACCAATGACCAGGGCTTTATCACCCACACTAACCTTTGATGCCTCGAGTGGCTCCAGGAGCCTTGCCTTGGCAACCGCCATCCTCACAAGGTCCTTGGCCTTTTCTGTTGCGCCCTCAGGGTTGTCCATGTGGACCCATGAGTCATGCTCCCTTATGTTTGCGAATTCGAAGAGGAACTGGTTTAGTCCTGCCTCCTCAACACATCTCCTGAAGGTTGGTTCGTGGAGCCTTGGGGAACATGCAGCCACAACTACCCTGTTTATACCGAGTTCCTTGATGTCCTTCTGTATCTCGAGCTGACCTGGGTCAGAGCAGTAGTACTTGTAGTCCCTTGCAACCACAACGTTGGGTAGTTTCGCAGCGTAGTCCCTCACAGCCTCAACGTCGACCACACCGCCGATGTTCACACCACAGTGGCAGACGTAAACACCGATTCTTGGTTCTTCCATTGTTTCTTTTTTTTCTTCTGCCATTAGATCACCTTGCATAGAGATATCTAGCAATGAAATTTATTTGATGTAAGGTATAGCACAGTACTAAATAAATATTTCTATCAAAAACTTTAAGTAAGATTTATATAGTATTATATTTATTTTATAAAAGGGCTAAAATTTAAAAAAAATTTTCATTATATTCCGAATCCAAAATAAATTTTTTTAGAGTATGATGGACCATAATGGCAGTGACACGAGACACAGTATTGTGCTCATGAATATGCACGATGATACAAGGTCTACGTCAAGGTCATTCTCAATTGCAAGTACCGCTGCAAGCATGGCCGAGGGCATTGATGCCTCAAGGACCGTTACAGAGAAGTCCAGACCCTTAAATGATAAGAGGTAAACGATAAATGCGGCAATAAGAGGGGATACTATGAGCCTCAGGGCACTCACAAATGTAGCCTCAGCCAGCGAATCCTTCAGGAACCTGAAGTTCAGTGAAAGACCAAGTGAAATCATTATGAGGGGAACCGCTGCACCGGCTAGATAGCCAAGAACCGTACCTGCAATTCCCACAGGTAATCCCATCATGTTGAAGGTAACCCCCAGTATGAATGCCCAGAGGGGTGGGAAGGTGGCTGCCCTTTTAACGACTGCAGTCCCCTCAGCCCCTGAAATAACTGACAGTATGAGTCCAAGGGATGTGAACATAACTGTTGTACCTGTATCATAGAATATTGCCCTCAAAAGACCCTGAGATCCGAATATTCCCTCAGTTACAGGGTAACCCAGGAAACCTGAATTCATCATCGCCGCGGCAACAATTATCCCCCAGGTTTTCCTGGAATCCAGACCCCTCCTTTCTGCCCACAGGGACGCTATGGCTCCAGATAATGCCCCGGTGGTTATACAGACCAGTGGTATCAGAAAGAGGTCCGCTATTCCACTCAAGTCGGCCCTGTAGAGTGACGTGAATATCAGTGAGGGTATTGCAAGGTTTATGACAATCCTGTTGAGGGGTGATGCATCCTCCTCCCGCAGTATGCCCTTCACTTTAAATACATGGCCTGTGAGTACAAGTATCAGTATGGATAGAACCGTTTCAAACGAGCCCATAAAAATCAATAAATTAATGGGGGTTAATCGACTATACCTGCTTCTGTTATCTTGAAGACACACTCACCCTCCGGGAGGTGGGGGCTGTCAACAAGCCTCGCTATCCTCTTACCTGCAAGTCCCTTCTTGAGCCACAGGCGGTAGGTCGCTGCATGGCCCAGGACGTGTCCGCCTATCGCCTTTGTGGGGCTTCCGAAGAAGGCGTCGGGTCTTGCCTGAACCTGGTTTGTTACGAAGACAGCTGCATTGTAGGTGTTTGCTATGTTCTGGAGGGTGTGAAGGTGCTGGTTGAGCTTCTGCTGCCTTGTTGCCAGGGCCTCCCTTCCAACATACTCCGCCCTGAAGTGGGCTGTGAGGGAATCTACGATGACGAGGCGTATGTTCTTGCCCTCCTGTATGAGCTCATTCACCTTCTCTGCCATGAGTATCTGGTGACTTGAGTTGAATGCCCTTGCAATGTGTATCCTGTTGAGAACCTCCTCAAGGTCCAGTTCAAAGGCGTTGGCTATCTGCTCTATCCTTTCCGGGCGGAAGGTGTTCTCTGTATCTATGAAAACTGCCTCTGCATCCAGGCCGCCCCTTTCCTCTGGTAGTTGCACAGTCACCGCTAGCTCATGGGATAGCTGGCTCTTACCTGACCCGAACTCTCCGAAAACCTCTGTTATTGCCTGTGTTTCAATCCCGCCACCTATGAGTTCATCCAGAGCCTTGCTCCCTGTTGTTATTCGGCCCACTTCCTTTCGGCGTTCCATCACATCAAAAGCGGTTTCAAAGTCTATTTTTTCAGCCCTTCTGGCAGCCTCTATCACCTTCTCAGC
This DNA window, taken from Methanothermobacter sp., encodes the following:
- the radA gene encoding DNA repair and recombination protein RadA, with translation MVELEDLPNVGAKTAQKLRDAGFGDMMRLATATAKELSVKAEIGEGVAEKVIEAARRAEKIDFETAFDVMERRKEVGRITTGSKALDELIGGGIETQAITEVFGEFGSGKSQLSHELAVTVQLPEERGGLDAEAVFIDTENTFRPERIEQIANAFELDLEEVLNRIHIARAFNSSHQILMAEKVNELIQEGKNIRLVIVDSLTAHFRAEYVGREALATRQQKLNQHLHTLQNIANTYNAAVFVTNQVQARPDAFFGSPTKAIGGHVLGHAATYRLWLKKGLAGKRIARLVDSPHLPEGECVFKITEAGIVD
- a CDS encoding dihydromethanopterin reductase (acceptor), whose protein sequence is MRIAWAFTGAGHLLLESVEALEEIVSGGHEVTILLSGAAEEVLRMYGLFERVRKLSGGYYRELVLESDEGYSFPITGRLSMGRYDLLVVSPVTSNTVAKIVHGIADTLVTNAVAQAGKGGVPVYCVPVDLEEGDVETVLPSKLELEICRRCEQCLAAAACPGDAIVPGFEIRLLKCRGCGLCQSSCPYGAVSGGRIITIHMREVDIRNTERLSSMEGITVFDGPGEILKTL
- a CDS encoding DUF192 domain-containing protein, which encodes MMEKEVFNKTRGVTLGAVRFADTFFSRFRGLMLRRNVDTGLVLEIPGGRGRYGSGIHMFFMLVPLDVLFVDENMKVVDMAELKPWQVYNPVQPARYVIELKKGKIEETGTQIGDVLEFKDI
- the hdrA gene encoding H(2):CoB-CoM heterodisulfide ferredoxin reductase subunit HdrA, which codes for MAEEKKETMEEPRIGVYVCHCGVNIGGVVDVEAVRDYAAKLPNVVVARDYKYYCSDPGQLEIQKDIKELGINRVVVAACSPRLHEPTFRRCVEEAGLNQFLFEFANIREHDSWVHMDNPEGATEKAKDLVRMAVAKARLLEPLEASKVSVGDKALVIGGGVAGIQAALDLADMGFKTYMVEKRPSISGRMGQLDKTFPTLDCSMCILAPKMVDVGKHDNIELITYAEVKEVDGYIGNFKVKIEKKPRYIDEDLCTGCGSCVEVCPIEMPNYFDEGIGMTKAVYIPFPQAVPLCATIDKDYCIECMLCDEVCERGAVKHDQEPEEIEIEVGTIIVATGYDPYDPTEKLEYGYGRHTNVITGLELERMINASGPTDGKVLKPSDGEKPKRVAFIHCVGSRDEQIGKPYCSRVCCMYIMKNAQLIKDKMPDTEVTLYYMDIRAFGKGFEEFYKRSQEKYGIKFIRGRPAEIIENPDLTLTVRSEDTLLGKVTEYDYDMVVLGVGLVPPEGAETLRQTIGLSKSADGFLMEAHPKLRPVDTLTDGVYLAGVAQGPKDIPDAVAQASGAAARAAIPMVKGEVEIEPIIAVADSDVCGACEVCIELCPFGAISIEEGHANVNVALCKGCGTCVAACPSGAMDQQHFKTEQIMAQIEAALNEPASK
- a CDS encoding HEAT repeat domain-containing protein gives rise to the protein MEGKRIDFLLEELKNPDWVVREDAVELLAEVADPRAVEPLIEALDDEDYHVREAAALALATFDDKRAVGPLREHLSDEKPGVRYACALALGILGDEDSVEDLEGLLEDESPMVRRVAEVAISEIKNRGGS
- the glyA gene encoding serine hydroxymethyltransferase; this translates as MVSNQDYTERIRDLMKDHNSWMESSINLIASENITSSRVKEALISDLSHRYAEGLPGERLYEGCRYIDEIEEITIELSKKLFRAEHANVQPTSGVVANLACFFATADVGDPIMAMEVPYGGHISHAKVSAAGVRGFKIYTHPFDFENMNIDADAMKKKILEVKPRIILFGGSLFLFPHPVEEAVEAAEEVGARIMYDGAHVLGLIAGGYFQDPLREGADMLVGSTHKTFPGPQGGIILCREELADDIDEAVFPGLVSNHHLHHVAGLGIATAEMLEFGSQYAAQTIRNAKKLAENLNELGFNVLCEHLDFTESHQVVMDVSDIGRAAEISKKLEANNIILNKNLLPWDDVNSSDDPSGIRIGTQEITRRGMKEPEMSEVAEYIKKVVIDGRDVKEEVSEFMSSYTKVHYAFEESEAYKYMEIL
- a CDS encoding AEC family transporter — translated: MGSFETVLSILILVLTGHVFKVKGILREEDASPLNRIVINLAIPSLIFTSLYRADLSGIADLFLIPLVCITTGALSGAIASLWAERRGLDSRKTWGIIVAAAMMNSGFLGYPVTEGIFGSQGLLRAIFYDTGTTVMFTSLGLILSVISGAEGTAVVKRAATFPPLWAFILGVTFNMMGLPVGIAGTVLGYLAGAAVPLIMISLGLSLNFRFLKDSLAEATFVSALRLIVSPLIAAFIVYLLSFKGLDFSVTVLEASMPSAMLAAVLAIENDLDVDLVSSCIFMSTILCLVSLPLWSIIL